TGCAAGTCTCCCTGGCGCTGCAGCAGCACTACGGCGTACGCATCGAAGGCGCCAAGGACGGCCGGCGTATTCTCAACAGCATCGCCAGTATCGCGGCCTTTATCAGGCAACAGCAGTGACGCCCGTCTACCTGCAGCGAGGCGCCCTGCACAGTGCCCTCGGCGCCGACCTGCGCGCCGCCAACGCCGCCCTGCGCAGCGGCCTGCGGCCAACCGCCAACACCGTGCTGCTGCACGAGCTGCAGGCGCCACGTCCGTACCTGGCCGTGGCCGGCGGCGAAACACCGGGCGAGCATTGCGACCGGCTGATTCGCGAAACCCTGGGCGACGAGCCCGGCGCGCTGGACGACTGCCTGCTGATCGTCGCCAGCACCAGCCTGGATATCGACGAGCTGGAGGCACGCGCGGCTCGCCACGGCGGCTTTCACCCGGATCACTCGACCTCCCTCGACCTGATCGCCGAGCGGCTGCGCGAGCGCTTCGGTTTCGTCGACGCCTTCACCCTCAACACCGCTTGCACGAGCGCCGCCAATGGCTTGCTATATGGTGCCCGCATGTTGGGCGCCCACCTGTATCGCCGTGTGCTGGTGCTGGCCTTCGAAACCCCCAGCGCCATCGCCCAGCAAGGCTTTGGCGCCTTGGGCCTGGTATCGCCCAGCGGCGATTATCGTCCCTTCCACCCGCAACGCGATGGCCTGGTGCTGGGCGAGGCCTACGCGGCCACCCTGCTGGCCCTGGAGCCGGGCCCGGCACCGCTGGCCCGCCTGCTGGGCGGCTTCAGCGCCTGCGACACCAGCAGCCTGACCAATACCCGCGAAGACGGCAGCCATATCGAGTGGGTGATGCGCGAAGCCCTGCGCGGTGCTGGCGTGACTGCCGAGCAGATTGGCCTGGTCAAACCCCATGGCACGGCCACTGGCGCCAATGACAGCGCCGAGAGCAACGGCGTGCGCCGGCTGTTCGGTGAGGCGCTGCCGCCGCTGTGCGTGCTCAAGCCCTGGCTCGGCCACACCCTGGGCGCCTGCGGCCTGACCGAGACCCTGCTGCTGGTGGAAAACCTCGCCCACCTGCCCGCCTGCGACTACGCCCGGGACGCCCTGCTGCCGCTGTCGGGCGAGCCCCTGGCGGTTACCGAGGGCAGCCTGCTGCTGGCCAACTACTTCGGCTTTGGCGGCAACAACGCCAGCCTGGTGCTGCAACGCGGCGCGGGAGACGCACCATGAGCCATGCCATCGCGGCCTGCAGCGTACGCGGGGATGTGGAAAACACCGACAAGGACCTCAAGACCGCGCTGATCAGCTGGCTACCGACCACGCCACGCCGCATCGATCGGCTGATTCTGCAGGCCCTGCTGTGCACCGCACCGCTCAAGGCCAAGATACGCCGCGACTGCGGCCTGTACCTGGCCTCGCGCCACCCGGCCCGGGCCACCATGGGCTCGCTGCTCGACAGCGTGTGCGTCCACCTGCTGCAGCCCAAGCCCTTCGAGTTCGTCAACAGCGTCAGCAACGCCGCCGGCTTTCATGTCGCCGCACAACTGGGGCTGGAAGGCCCGAACCTCTTCATCGGTGCAGGCCCGAACGTGTGGAAACACCTGCAGGCACTGGCCAGCCTGGACCTGGCCGACGGCCTGATCGGCCAGGCGCTGCTGGTGCTGATCGATGAAGACGGCGAGTTCGAGGCTCAGGGGGTGCTGATCGAAGGGCCAAGCCGGGCGGCGGATTTTGCCGAGCTGACGGCGGGAATCGATGTGCTGCAGTTGCAGCTGTAAAGCAGCGGGCGTTTGGCTGGCTTTAGCTTTTTGATGTTTTTCCTACACGGGAATAACAGGCGACACAACTCGCCCCTTCAGGAGGCCGAATGGAGTCGTTGTGCAGGGGGACGAGCCGCATGGATGCGGCGAGAGGCCTGATGGGCCATGGATGGCCCTTCCAGGCCGGCCCCCGGAACAACGATGGAGTGAGCGAACCCCGGCGAAGCCGGGGCCGAATGTCGGGGCTAGACCTTTTGGTTACTTTTGGGGCGATGCCAAAAGTAACCCGCTCGTCAGAGCGGAACCGAACGCAAGAGCAATGCGATAACTCTGGCAAATCACAGCTCAAGCATGTGAAGCGGGCTGTTCAGAAAACTCGAGGCTAAAGCGGATCGCCGCCCGGCCTATCCTACAAAAGCTCCGCACCGACCTTCCTACAGCCTTATCTCAGCCCTTGCGCTTGGCCCAAGCCCCCAACTCTTTCATCAACACCCGCTCCTGACCGGCAATCCCCCGCAGCATCTCGGCAATCGGCCGGAAATCCCGGGCCTCACCCTTGCTGCGGCTGGCGCGCACGCAGGCCGAGGCGAACTGGCGCCAGTCATCGCCCACCGCGGTCAGGCGCGTCGAGGCTTCGCGCAGGGTGGCATCGCCGATCTTCCCGCCGGCCTCCTGCAGGAAACTGGCGTACATGAAGCGAAAACCGGCGCCGCCGGTGCCGATCTCTTCCTGCATGCGCACGATATGGGTCAGATACAGGCGGTTGTACTTGGCCTGGGCCGGATCGAGCCTCTCCACGCAGCTGGCCAAGTGGCGAATGCCGCGAATGCCGATCCACGGCAGTGGCAGGCCATCGAGAATGCGCGTGGTGGACAGCACGCTCTGGCGAATCAGCTGCGCCCAGTCCTGCTCGGGCGACACGTCATCCAGGTAATACATCAAACCCTTGGCCGCCAGGGCGCCCTTGGCAAAGCGGGCCTTCTGCAGGTCCGCGGTGGCGCAGCGCACCGGCGCCTCGAATACCGGGTCGCTGAGCAGGTAGTCGTCGCCCTCACGCCCATAGGCCAGGAGGTTGTGGGCGTTGAAGTGAAAGCGCATCTCCGGCGGGAAGTACGGCAGCCAGAACACCGAGCTCTGCAGCCCGACCAGGCGGCCGCCGTCCAGCGCCTCGTCGAGGGCCTGGCGCCCCTGCTCGGGATTGCTGAAGGTGCGGCTGGTCAGCCTCACACCCAGGCGCTTGCTGAGGGTCTTGATCAGGTGGCGCGGCGGCATGCGGTAGGCAATCAGCGGCATACCGCCGAGCTTGACGATCGGCAGGTAGGCGAACGCCAGGCCCGAGGCCAGGCCGAAGGCCATCGGCTCGCTCATCGGCAGGCCGGCCTGGCTGAGCAGGCTGGCCATCACGCCGCTTTCGCAGTGGGCGCTCTGGCGGTGCTCGAAGGCGGTCATGGCAGTTCCTTCCGGTAGCGACGCAGCTCGTCGACGGTCAAACCGAAGGCCTCGGCGTAGCGGGCCAGCAGCGAATCGCTCAGGCGCCGGTAAATTTCAGGTCGAAAGTGCCGGCGTACGCGCCATTGCCAAATCCCGGCAATCTGCGCCAGGGCCGGCAGGTCCATGCGGTAGCGGTACATCAGGCACTCGAGCGGCGACGCCTCGCCGCGCTGCCAGGCGGCGTGGGCCTCGGCTTCCTGGGCCTGCAGCTCGGCGACCGCCAACTGGGTGGAATAGGACTCCGGCTCCCAACCGGCGCTCGACGCGCCCTGGTAGCGGCCCTGGTCATCGACGGCATAGAGCAGCTTGCTGTGCCCGCCGTAGGCGGAATCCGGATCCTGGGGAACCTCGTCAAGCTTCATTGCCGACCACCGTCAGGTGCATGAATGCACTGGAGAAACGCCCGCTTTCCGGCACGTAGCAGAGCAGCTTCTGGCCGCTGCGCAGGTGCCCGCCATTGAACAGCTCGTCGAGGATGACGAAGATCGACGCCGCGCCGGTGTTGCCCTTGCTCGTCAGGTTGGTGAACCAGCGCGCCATGGGGATCGCCAGGTCGACCTCGGCCAGGCCAGCGGCCAGGCGCTCGCGGAAGAATTCGGACGAGTAATGGGGCAGGAACCAGTCGATGTCCGCCACGCGCAGCTCGCGGCGCGCCATGATGCGGCGCAGCGCCTCGACCACGGTGAGGCGGACGATATTGTCGTTGAGCAGTTTGACGTCCTGCTTGACCGCCATCACCGAGCGCTGCGCGCGCTGCTCGGCGTCATAGCGGGCCCAGCCACGTAGCGCGCCGTCTTCCATCTCGGCACCGGCATACATGCAGGCCGACATCTGATCAGCGAAGGAGACGATGTCCAGCCAGTCGATGCGCAGGCTCAGGCCCCGGGGCGTTGGGGCGATCCTGCAACAGTACGGCACCAGCGCCGTCGGAGAGCATCCAGCGCAGGAAATCCTTCTCGAAGGCGATTTCCGGGTGTTTTTCCAGTTCGTCGACGCGGCTCTCGTATTCGGCGTTGAAGTTGCGCGCCTGCATCATCGCCGAGGCCACTTCAGAGCCACAGGCCACGGCGTTGCGGCTCTGCCCGCTGGCCACGTTCATCCACGCGTATTTCAGAGCGGTCATCCCGCATACGCAGATACCGGCGGTGGTCACCACTTCGCAGGGCGGGCTGCCCAGCTCGCCGTGCACCATCACCGCGTGGCCGGGCATCACCTGGTCGGGCGACGAGGTACCGGCCACCAGGCACTCCAGTTCGTCCAGGTTGAAGCCGTCACCGGCCAGGCCGCGAATCGCCTGCGCGCTGAGCTGGGCGTTGCTCAGGCTCGGCTCGCCGCTGAACGGGTCGATGACGTAGTGGCGCTGCTGGATGCCATTGCGGCGCAGGATCAGCTTGCGCGCCCGCGAGGGCTTTTCGCCGACCATGCCGAGCCGCGCCTCCATTTGCTCGTTATCGACCGGGTCATGGGGCAGTCTGGCACTGATACGGTTGATGAATACGGGTGCTACCACAGGATTACCTCGGTCACTTCACTCGCCGGACGGGCCGGCGAAGTAGGCCTTTTGACGCTGGATTCGCGCCTTGAACAACGGCGCCAACAACTTTTTCAACAGGGCGCTGATCGGCACCACGGTCAGAATCAGGCAGATCAGGAAAGCGATATAGACCACCAGCCCGACGCCGCGGCGCATGCTCTGCTGCGGGCCGAGCGCTGCCAACAGGCGGCTCCACAGGGTAAAGCTGCGGTTGCCGACCTTTTCGCTGGCGATCAGTTTTTCATCCACCTTCACCGCGCCCAGGCCGGTGAGCATCGGCTGCTCGATGGGCTGCTCGTCAGCCAGTAGGCGACGCGCCATGGCCTCGCCAAAGCGGCTGGCAGCAGCCAGTTCGCCCTCGTCGATACCGGCACGCGGCACCCAGCTGTAGGGCTTCTGCCGGCCGGTGAACATCCACAACGGCGTGGCCAGAAAGCTCGCTGCAGTGCCACAGGCATCGGTCAGCACCACGTTGTCGACCAGCCGCGCGCCCAGCGCCTGCAGACGCGCCTTGACCTTTTCCTGGGCCATCAGCCACATATTGCGGCAGCCGATCAGGGTCACCACTGGCGTGCCCTTGAGCAGCTGAGCAGCCTCGGGCGAGGCAAGAAAACTGCTGCAGGGCAGCGAGGGCGACAGGAACCACACCTGGTAGGCGAGAATGATCAGGTCGTAACGCTTGTCGGCGTCGACAGCCAGGGGCAGCAGCGGCTGCGGCTTCATCAGCACGGTTTCCGGGAAGATCCGGAAGAAGCCGAGAAAGGGCCAGGGAAAGGGAAACGGCTGGGCCGGCTGCAGGGCCAGGAAATCGACCTGCACGCCGTCACTCGCCTGCATGGGCGCACAGACCGATTGCACCAGGCGGTTCAATTGGCCAGTCTGTGAAAAGTGAACGACGAGAACCTGACGCATTTTTTAAGCGAATCCCTGCAAAATGGGCGGATTATGCCACAGAGACTTCTTCAAATCGTAACCAAACGCTGCGTGGCCTGCGCAGTGGTTCTCCTGTCTGGCACCTTGTCGGCCCAGGCGGGCGATCTTTTGGTACGCGTGCAGGGCAATCAAAGTACCGCCCCGCTCTACCTGGGGCTGGTCAGCGCAGACCAGAAGATCTGGGAGCCGCTGTTGCACGCGCAGCAGGGCAGCGGCGAGCAACTGATCGTCAAGGACGTGCCGCCGGGGCGCTTCGCCCTGCAGCTCTATCAGGACAGTAACGGCAACGGCCGCCTCGACCTCAGCCCCCGCGGCATTCCCCAGGAGCCCGTCGGCTTCTCCGCCAATCCGACCTTGCTCAAGGGCAAGCCGACACCCAGGGCGGCACAATTCGAGCATGGCGACCAGGACACGCTGATCGATATCCGCCTGCACCAGCCTCGCGGCAAAGCGCAGACGGACTAACCGCAATCAACGGTGGTAGGCAGCCGACAGCTCGTGGACGGCTTCGAGGAAGGCGCCGGCGTGGACCGGATCGACTTCCGGGGTGATGCCATGGCCCAGGTTGAAGACATGCCCAGTGCCATTGCCGTAGCTGTCGAGGATGCGCGCGACTTCGGCGCGGATCGCCGCTGGCTTGGCGTACAGCACGGTGGGATCCATGTTGCCCTGCAGGGCCACCTGATGACCGACGCGGCGGCGCGCTTCGCCAATGTCGCAGCTCCAGTCCAGGCCCAGGGCGTCGGCACCGGTGGCTGCTATCGACTCCAACCACAGGCCGCCATTCTTGGTGAACAGGATCACCGGGATCTTGCGACCGTCCTGCTCGCGGATCAGGCCGTCGACGATCTTCTGCATGTAGGCCAGGGAAAAGGTCTGATAGGCGGCCGACGACAGGTTGCCGCCCCAGGTATCGAAGATCTGCACGGCCTGGGCGCCGGCGCGAATCTGCCCGTTGAGGTAGGCGGTCACCGACTGCGCCAGCTTGTCGAGCAGCGCGTGCATGGCCTCGGGCTGGTCGTAGAGCATCGCCTTGATCTTGCGGAAGTCCTTCGACGAGCCGCCTTCGACCATATAGGTCGCCAGCGTCCATGGGCTGCCGGAAAAGCCGATCAGCGGAACACGGCCATTCAGCGCCGACTTGATGGTGCGCACCGCGTCCATCACGTAGCCCAGGTCCTGTTCCGGATCGGGAATCGGCAGTGCCTCGATATCCGCGGCGCTGCTGATCACCTTCCTGAAACGCGGGCCTTCGCCGGTT
Above is a genomic segment from Pseudomonas argentinensis containing:
- the hemE gene encoding uroporphyrinogen decarboxylase; translated protein: MTALKNDRFLRALLKQPVDVTPVWMMRQAGRYLPEYRASRARAGDFMSLMMNPEFACEVTLQPLDRYPQLDAAILFSDILTIPHAMGQGLYFETGEGPRFRKVISSAADIEALPIPDPEQDLGYVMDAVRTIKSALNGRVPLIGFSGSPWTLATYMVEGGSSKDFRKIKAMLYDQPEAMHALLDKLAQSVTAYLNGQIRAGAQAVQIFDTWGGNLSSAAYQTFSLAYMQKIVDGLIREQDGRKIPVILFTKNGGLWLESIAATGADALGLDWSCDIGEARRRVGHQVALQGNMDPTVLYAKPAAIRAEVARILDSYGNGTGHVFNLGHGITPEVDPVHAGAFLEAVHELSAAYHR
- a CDS encoding 3-oxoacyl-[acyl-carrier-protein] synthase III C-terminal domain-containing protein; amino-acid sequence: MSACMYAGAEMEDGALRGWARYDAEQRAQRSVMAVKQDVKLLNDNIVRLTVVEALRRIMARRELRVADIDWFLPHYSSEFFRERLAAGLAEVDLAIPMARWFTNLTSKGNTGAASIFVILDELFNGGHLRSGQKLLCYVPESGRFSSAFMHLTVVGNEA
- a CDS encoding DUF2141 domain-containing protein, encoding MVLLSGTLSAQAGDLLVRVQGNQSTAPLYLGLVSADQKIWEPLLHAQQGSGEQLIVKDVPPGRFALQLYQDSNGNGRLDLSPRGIPQEPVGFSANPTLLKGKPTPRAAQFEHGDQDTLIDIRLHQPRGKAQTD
- a CDS encoding BtrH N-terminal domain-containing protein, with product MTAFEHRQSAHCESGVMASLLSQAGLPMSEPMAFGLASGLAFAYLPIVKLGGMPLIAYRMPPRHLIKTLSKRLGVRLTSRTFSNPEQGRQALDEALDGGRLVGLQSSVFWLPYFPPEMRFHFNAHNLLAYGREGDDYLLSDPVFEAPVRCATADLQKARFAKGALAAKGLMYYLDDVSPEQDWAQLIRQSVLSTTRILDGLPLPWIGIRGIRHLASCVERLDPAQAKYNRLYLTHIVRMQEEIGTGGAGFRFMYASFLQEAGGKIGDATLREASTRLTAVGDDWRQFASACVRASRSKGEARDFRPIAEMLRGIAGQERVLMKELGAWAKRKG
- a CDS encoding beta-ketoacyl synthase N-terminal-like domain-containing protein, encoding MTPVYLQRGALHSALGADLRAANAALRSGLRPTANTVLLHELQAPRPYLAVAGGETPGEHCDRLIRETLGDEPGALDDCLLIVASTSLDIDELEARAARHGGFHPDHSTSLDLIAERLRERFGFVDAFTLNTACTSAANGLLYGARMLGAHLYRRVLVLAFETPSAIAQQGFGALGLVSPSGDYRPFHPQRDGLVLGEAYAATLLALEPGPAPLARLLGGFSACDTSSLTNTREDGSHIEWVMREALRGAGVTAEQIGLVKPHGTATGANDSAESNGVRRLFGEALPPLCVLKPWLGHTLGACGLTETLLLVENLAHLPACDYARDALLPLSGEPLAVTEGSLLLANYFGFGGNNASLVLQRGAGDAP